A stretch of DNA from Nymphalis io chromosome 22, ilAglIoxx1.1, whole genome shotgun sequence:
cccgtgacgcccctcgaaaaggtggtgcgggtaccgctggttttttagtgggtattccggcacatactcggcgccggcgagtcccacatacccccccacttcatgtgggggaaacgcgtaaacgcgtttttccagcgaaaaaaaaaagcatgcgcaagcgatcccgtggcgctcctcgttaagacggaaaggataccgctggttgTTTAGTGCgtattccaatgttcggggcgcactcggcgtcttggacaccggcgagccccacatatcctcttcccgtggggaaaacgcgtaatgcgttttttcagcgttaaaaaaaggttatacaTATCTATTTAACAATTGTTGTCATTACAGATCAATCGAAGGAGGGAAATTTGAAATAAACGGTTaggtattgaaataatatataactaaacaaaataaataaacatataatatgaagttaaatgtattaaaacctACATATTCTTATGAAAGCAGCTCTCAATTAATACGTAAATTTGTAACAAAGATTGTGATTTAAATTTCAAGATTGTTAATAAAAgtgaataatttatgatataggtacaaacaccttccaaattcaaaattatatcagtaacagcctgtgaatatcccattgctgggctaaaggcctcctctcctctttttgaggagaagtttggagcttattccaccacgctgctccaatgcagcccgcatattttactggtggtagagctttgtgcaagctcgtctgggtaggtaccacccactcatcagatattctaccgcaaaacagcagtacttgttattgttgtgttccggtttgaaggatgagtgagccagtgtaattacaggcacaagggacataaaatcttagttcccaaggttggtggcgcattggttatgtaagcgatggttgacatttcttacaatgccaatgtctaagggcgtttggtgaccacttaccatcaggtggcccatatgctcgtccgccttcgtaatctatacaaaaaaaaaaatggaatacacgtgtggcagaatttcagtgaaattagacacatacaggttttctcacgatgtttccttcaccgtaaagcgcgagatgaattataatcaaattatataaaggcTTAATGTTAGACAATAAAGTACTAAATTGACATAGATAACCTTTTTTCCTTCTTGGATGTGCTAGAAGAAATGTctatatgtatatctttatactaaattctcattaaaatattttgtaacgttTTTCTGGTAGCTatcataaataaagtatttaacaattattttgtagatttgaatatatttgaatatagaattattagattattttgattaattatatagtttttacattTCGTAGGAAGCAGTGAAATCGATTGCTTTCTATAGAAACGCGAAGATAAACTCTCAGGGAGTGCGGGATGAATTGGAACAAATTAAAAGGATACTGAAACCTGAAGTTGATGGTccgttgaaaatataaatattatataacctttCATACACTATAATAATCTTGAACATAATAGTTTAACGTGATTTGCAGATACGCCAGCCGaggaaaagaaattaaatatagaagataCGTCTCCAACAAAAATGTCTAAATGGCagtatatgagtatgtatttttattacaaaacttttGTCATTTCAGATTTACGGTCTTTGAGTTTTATTCATACAGAATAGCCTCCACATTTCACATATATAAGTCGTGAATACGGATCaggtaataatcatattttttgttattgttttagaaAAGTCGAAGTCAACACAAAGAGCGTTATCAGTCTGCATCATGCTCTACACGTCTGCGATATTTCAAGGTCTTATTGTGGTTCAAGTGTTCGCCGGGCCACTGTTCGAAGAAGCCTTGCCGACCATGTCATCCACGTTGTCCAGTGTTTTGCTAGCTTTGGTGTGTGTTGTTGCTGGTTTCCTCGCTGCATACTTCGTTGATTTGATTGGTAGAAGAGTGAGTTActgcaattattaaattatcgatTGTAAATACACTTTACCTATCTATATACTAAGGTATTTAAGCACATTGGTAGCCTGtgtagttaaattttttttttttttgtttattattattatttacttttaaatttatatatctacttgtatttataatattcactcTGTGCATTATATAATGAACATTTGATAGGGTTTTACTTAAATTGAATGCGACGTTAATATTCTAATTATGGATAAACCAAGGTCAATGTTTTTAACTTAGTTAATACcagaataaattaatgtttaacaaCTAGGATCTTAACCGAACTAAATCTTTGAGAAAAAAGCTATTTATAATACACCTTCATCCTTATGATGAAAGAAACTTTATCgtgtattaatttatgttaatcgAAAACCTTTGTTTGGTATATTCGTCAAAAATTAGGGTCAGAGCTATTAAGCAATATGAAAAGAGTTTCGAACTTTTTCTAAGCAGAAAACGTTATCAGGTTTTAATTtgcctaaattatatttacagcgACTAATGATAGACGCATCCGTGGCGACGGGCATCTGCTGTTTGATCTTGGGGTCACAGATTCAATTCAACTGGGGTCCGCATTGGCTGACAGCTGTATTGATCTATCTCTACTGCGTTACATACACACTCGGTGCTGGGACTGTACCATACGTCATTGTTGCTGAAGTTTTCATGCCTGAGGTAAAcatacttacatttaaaaaaaaaaacaatttcaaaaatgCTCTTCCTCCATGGTATCATTATATGATTTCACTTTGCTTATACTGAGTTCGATCCCTTTTATGGAGTAACTTTCCGAACCGAacccgaaccgaaacagcctgtgaatgtcccactgctgggctaaaggcctcctctcctcattttgaggagaagatttggagtttattccaccacgctgctccaatgcgggttggtggaatacacatgtggctgaatttcagtgaaattagacacttgcaggtttcctcacgatgttttccttcaccgtaaagcacgagatgaattataatcacaaattaagcacatgaaaattcagtggtgcttgcccgggcttgaacccacgatcatcggttaagattcacgcgttcttaccactgggccatctcggcatttttaACTAACtaactttagttttaatataatatataaaatgattttacaaaaaacCTCGAATTTGtctttttgaaaatagaaaactAAATCATAGACATTGATATAAATgactcactcaattactcttgAATATCCAAATTACAAGTCGcgtcaataattaattacctaATTATTTTACCTTTGTCCACTAACAAAATGGTTGCTTAAAATTAGCGTGcgtcttttatttttactaatcaACGACATTGTAGAGATCAAGGAGTCTcctaactatataatatatgatattatgtacTTGTAGCACATCTAACAGTTGAAACTAAATTagagaattattattttcagataaAGAGTTTGACATCAATGCTGGCGACAGAATGGGCGTTCGTTTGTAACTTCATTGTGCTTTTCATCTTCAATCCTCTTGTAAATAGCTTAGGTTTGTGATCAATCCTTTTATCTatgctatatatactataagcgatggttgacatttttacaatgccacttaccatcaggtgccccatatgctcatccacgttcctattctataaaaaaaatatcttttttatccACATACATTGTAAACAGAAAGGCAAACGACCAGTTTTccttatactacttttttttgtaattttcatcTACCAATGGGGGATTCTCCTTGATGAATGTTGCttcagaataaaatttaaaatatgatgtcaattaattaaaatattaaaataatttcaattagatttatttatattataagaattgaTATGACCAAGAGAAAGAACTCACAACAAACTAAGGAAAACACTGATATTTTTAAAGGATTCTAGTTTCGCTCACTAACTTACTAACTTAAGATACTTAATGAAGAGTggtagaaaatattaaacgacCCAGCAGATTGTAGGGTTTtaactgaattatttatataatttttaggcCTCGGTCCTGTCTTCTATATGTTTTCTGCGTGCTCCATTTTATCTGGGATCATCTGCCACTTCTACTTGCCGGAGACAAAGGGCTTAACTGTGGACGTCATACAGGAACGGTTCAAGCGATCTtgtcaataaattattgaaaatcataattatttaatttttccttaTACCTTAGTCCTCACCAGTTTGAAAATGGATTTAGTGAAATCGCGAAACTATAGTGAAATTACCAGAAGCTAGCAGCAGCAGCAAGGCTAGCAGGAATTCAGTCTATTCTAATTTAGCAAGAACGTCCGTTTTTAACGTTATCTACCTTTATAACTTATTAAGAGTGACGTcacaatatcatttatataacttttaaactaTCCAAATATGTcgtaattgatttataaataataaatagttttataaataattaagaagaagttaataaattagtaaaattaataatcatacGTTTTATAAGGGCATTTATTGGTATGAAGTGTTTGGAAGGAGTGATCTGCAGGAGTAGCCGGTAACTGAAACATAAGGAAATCCtgtgtaatgtatgtaaatatttaatttaattttgattgtatttgtttaattaaatcacCATCGCGATAAGAGTACACAATATGTATACGTTagctttacttaaaaaaattatatgctctttcataatgaaatatttattgaatattgtaagaaattaagTTATACAGAATTATAGcttgaatttaaatttcttgTCAATAGCCAAACGCTTATGCTAGGCCGCTGGTTAACTCTGTGTTTATTATGATCGGTTCAGCATTCAATCATTATGAGGTAACAAGCTTTTATTGTGGATATACGAAAATGCATCAAACAACACGATCCTATTACCAGGCAAACATAAATAAGACTTAGATggtgaatttatatatacttatatatcacATATACATTTACGAATaactttattaactttaaaatacacAACTATAACAAGTCCTGTGCAATGGCTcgtctctcttaagattggctaTCGTGACCGAATCAGGAGCACAACATACCCAAGATTCgtcaactataatataataataataatatcctgggacattttttacacacggtcatctgatcccaaattaagcttgtacaaagcttgtgctatggaaaccggacaactgatatactaaatatactacttttcttttgtaaatacatacttatatagataattacaaccagacttaggacaaacagacatgttcatgcacacaaatgtctgtcctgggtgggaatcaaacccacaaccttcggcgtgaaaggccaaCCGTCTCTATcaatatctatctatctatctaactataaaaatcatttaaaaaaactgcCATTTGAGATGTCAATTACTGTCACCGACtccaatataacatttaaataaaaccaaaattcCATACTAATCACGATTAGTCAACAGTGCACGTCAATTTGAACAAGCATATTCAAccgtaattaaaaatacaaccaGAAAATTACGTTATTctaaaaatttaatcttatgTTTATCAAgatgatatattaaattaaataattaaaatacttacgtagaaataatataaataatccgagttattaattttaatctagcTCTTATTTATGTTTGCCTGGTAATCAGATCGTGTTGTTTGATACACGAGGAGTGAAATTAGTATTCATTTAGACAGGAGAGAATCTAGACTGATAGGATAAAAAAATGACCATATTTCGCCAAGCGTATTGCACTCTAATAGGTATTGTAATTTAGGACATTTCGCTTTTAATTATCGATTTTGTGTATGCCAGGGAAGATAATAGACAATAAATGATGAAACCTGTGGAGCTGTTTTGAAAGCAGCGTAATCCtaatcttaactaatattataaacgtgaagtgattgtgtttgtttgtttgtcacgctttcacttcttaactactctaccgatcatcatgaaactGCGCATAATACTACtatatgcgcaccttctcccttcGCCATTAGTGTCACTGGGGGTAGAATTTAACCCCTAGGAATGTAGGCCCGTTGAGGTAGGTTAACCGTCGTGGCGTCACAGTAATATGTAATAAGCAAAATGATAGTATAAATCCACAAAACTCGTAGTTTTTGCGTAACTTTTGtctgtataatataagtatgataatcgaattttataattactacaaaatttaataataacacttGTTTCAGTATGTTTCCTCACGTTCAACATTGGTCTCATGTTCGCTTGGCCGTCATCAACAATCAAATTGTTCTCATCAACAAACACAACTCTAAACCGACCAATGAGTGAAACGGAACTGGCACTATTTGGCAGCTTATCTTCGATTGCAGCGTTGATCAGCACTCCTCTCTCTGGATTCCTGATAGACGCATTAGGGAGAAAatattcatgtattttattCGCTTTGCCACAACCAGTAAGTTTTAccaaaataatactatataaagtaACTTAAAtgacaaaattcaaaatatatttcattcgaaTGGGCACTTACAAAGTCCTTCCAATCGTCATTACGTCACATTAAATTCAATGTTACCATCGATACGATTTTGATGTTTTCTagatcatttgttttttttagattgCTTGGGCTTTAGTATCAACAATTCCAAGAGTCGAGGTTATTTTAGCATCCATCAGCATTTCAGGATTGGGTGGATGCATGTTCATGATAGCGCCTAATTTCATCAGCGAATTCTGCCAAGAAACAATCAGGGGAACTATGACATCTGGAGCAATTATATTCTATGGGATTGGTTTAATGGTGTCTTATATCTTGGGAGGGTATCTGAGCTACCAGATAATGAACTACGTGTGCTTAGTGATATCAGTTTTGGTTGTAGTATTAATCATGATCCTGAAGGAGTCTCCTACTTATCTAATGAAGAAAGGTCTAGATGAGGTAGGTCTTATTAATAGTTTTGATAGATAGTAAAAGGCCGGCAATGCACCTTTAAGACCTCAAGTGTTGCAGGGGTCCATGGGCGGTAGTagccacttcccatcaggtgatCCTCCTGCCCGCttgccccctcttacataaaaaaaaaaccttaatttgatctacaatatttgatttaatttaatatcaagtaTCTGAATGctattcaatataaaacaactttaatatatttaaaagtcataaggaaatatgttaatattataagttttaattactttataattttaatattatcgttGCTTCCAGGAAGCAGCAAAATCAATAGCATTTTACAGATCAACAAGTCCTAACTCGAAGGTAGTGATGCAGGAAATGGACTTAATAAGAAGAACGCTCAACCCAAACATTGATAGtaagaagtttttttaatttttttttatatcaataatttcaCGCAGTACATAATTTATgccgaaaataatataaacatttcaaaatgtatgtattttatattatatttctatttatgttCGTTGGTCTTCAAATCCCGGGTCGAGTCAAGAaatgttattggtttttttttgtccaAAAATCTATATCTATAAAACTATATACCTGAAGTCTGACAGTTCCAGTGTCTTGTGCTTCGGACGTACAGActttggttctgcgcctgaactatttcccGTCGTGTCTGATTTGCTGTCCCAACACATTGTCAGACTGAAGTAATAGAGAATGCAtatgtatttgcgcacacacttgttaaCTATAATATACAATGTGCGGATGGGTAGTCTCTCGGTCTCTTGATATTTTTTGGTAGTAGACCAAATAAATATTCTCTCAGTGGCAGGACATTACTACCTCCCATATAGGTAGAGCTCCACTATCGACAATATTAGATTTAAACggaaactatatttaatattaaaaactataaaaaactatttggAATACTAGCAATCTTTCTCTAAAAAATCATTCTtaactttacaattatttaccATCATAGTAACGTTGTATAAAGAAATGAAATTCCATcgtaaaattatatctattataaaaagaattcatttcgtataatataataatatatttgttataatgtaGTTGAATGACGTTTTATGGTAATGAAACAAGAACGTAATAAGTACAAACAAGATTTAAAGATAAGATGATAAATATGAAGAGATTTTATTTCCTAGCAATAATTCTAATTGATTAGTTGACAATGAATTAATGCTAATGATAATCCTAGGTACGTAAAGAAGTTACGTATTTAAAGCGAATCCTATCGGAGAAAACatcataattcataaaaatcacCTATgcattattggtggtagggctttgtgcaagctcgtctgggaaagtaccacccactcatcagatatgcaaccgcaaaacagcagtacctggtattgttgtgttccggtttgaagggtgagtgagccagtgtaattagaggcacaagggacataacatcttagttcccaaggttggtggcgcattggtgatgtaagcgatggttaacatttcttacaatgccaatgtctatgggcgttggtgaccacttaccatctggtcgcccatatgctcatccgcctacctattctataaaaaaaaacaagtcacCTGGACAAAGACTTTTTTCGGACAGTTTTTTCcttaaggtaaaaaaaatagttttctgaAAATTCCATACAAACTAAACTTATGCTCACAATCAGTAAATATTATCACAGGCAATAAATTTACGTGTCAAAGTAAagttgtaaacatttttaattgtattattttacttgttttcattttattaaataggattaGAGTTGACGGCATGAATAAGTTTTCACAAGAAATGTTTGCTTAACAATATGTATCTAtctatttcttttataacaGTATTTAGTGTCTATCACAGAACATAATTTACTAGTGTATCGCCGCTTCAAACGTGCTATCCTATAtccttttatgtattatatagtcTTACTGCTAATGTTCCTTTGACATGAGATTTTCATGATACTCATATATGATGTATCCGCACGGATACAAAGtttttgtaaaacataaaaagtgtactttagtaaatttaaaagccttttttaacgctgaaaaaatgcattacgcgttttccccacgggaacagtagcGTAGAGTAATGTGGGGCTCGCCTGTGTCCAAGGCAAGTGCAccctgaacatcggaatacccctAAAAAACCAACGGTACCCTTTCCATCATAACGAGGAGCATGGGATCGCTTGCACATGCTACCTTGACAGAATTTAATACCCTATTTTTGACACAGATTCCTTTATCATAACATCAGATAcggtgaataaaaattaaagccaaagatataaaaaataggcAGCCGAAATAATACGTTATGTCTGCAGTGTGTCGCAAAGAGGATAGCCACTTAAACTTGTTGGTAGtgcttcgtgcaagcccgtgtgaataggtaccactcacatatcacttattccaccaccaagcagtaaaacttaaaattgttgtattccggctgGAAGGGTGATTGTGaaggtgtaactacaggcacaaagaacataacattttgattatcaaggatggtggcgcattggcgatgtaagggatggttaatatttcataaagtgTTCGTTCGTTTTTCGTTGAACGTAGCGTTCTTcctattcaaataaaatcaaaatattaacaaattaaagttTCAGAAAGACGCGACTTTTAAAACTAATGATATGGTGTTATTTGAATTGTCTTAGCTtagtaatgttgttttttttatagacgtGACGCCGGAAGAAGAAAATTTAAATCCTGAATCGCAGGCTAAGAAGAAACTGTCCGTCGTTCAATTTTTAAGTAAGTGTCATTGAAACAGATAATTACAATGCAATATAATGCGGACAAATTAAtctcgaatttatttatttttaattttttatcctaCATGGATGCCAAAGGTTTGTGAAGATTGTTCTAACACGAggtgaaatttaatttcatttaataatattaatttaatttatttatttactaacattttttttacttaactttAAACAGTTATAAAAACCTATCGTAATATCtgatatgattaaaatattctgAAGGACTTGGACACTTGTTATGAGTTACCTCATATTACGAGTTCCACTGCCACATACTAAATTGATcagttaataagtttttaaagttATGAGTGACAATGATTTGACCTTTGCGACCTTTGAGAGATGTGACGAATGAAGCTGGATCAGGTGTTCAAACCCACTTCGAAATTGGAGAACAGAAGCAACACCtagatcatatttttaataaatattgtagtcGTTTATggatacaaaaacttatttattaaggaaactgtgtacagttatttttataatatataaaattaaaatagtcgtTTATAGTAATCTAATGTATAATTGCGTAAGTACTATTACGTCAAAGTTTTTTAGCAATTGTTCTTCGTTTTTCGTTGAACGGTTTGACTAACTTGCGCGATCTTTAGCTACAGTCATCAAAAATGATATCCCGCTGAATTGTGAGTAAGAGAATCTAGTCTATAAAATTAGCTGAAAATTAGCAGAAATGGGCCGAAGAGCCCATTTCTGCCACAGCTAAtttagaatattagtaattataaatttgctaaattttatgtcttatttacagaaaaatctCAATCGACGCGTCGTGCTTTGGCTCTGGTTCTTATGACATACTTCACGACCATCTTCCAGGGTCTCGTTGTGGTTCAAGTTTATTCAGAACCAGTTTTCGAAGAGGCCTTACCAAGTATGTCAGCTAATTTGGCGAGTATTTTGTTCGCATTGGTAAACACAATCTCTGGTTTTGTTTCTGCATATTTGCTGGACTATCTAGGACGAAGGGTAAGAGACATTATTCCATATTTGAATTTTGTcccgtatttaaatttaaaaacaaaaattcttatgaaaacctcttttaatttagattaaagACTATATCCTATAATCGCAtcctgtttatttaaattaaaatggtttttGTATTGTAagcaaatgttttaaatttctagcgtacaaatttaaaaacatttaatgtagttattacatacatatattactgtGACTATGATAGCTTATACAAATTCTGAATATGGCAAGTTGCATCTAGaccaataacttattatatgcTTAAGCTTAAAACTCATTATACAAGCCCTCTTTAAGGCCTTGAAAACTTTGGGAACCCTTATTTACAGTATTACTAGTTGAACCTTAATAATAGTCGAATAGTTTCATGTAAGTACAAAGCCAAATACTTCAATCGTTTTTGAGAAGTTGAACGTCCGGGTTGAACTCggaatcttcggttaagaattTAGAATTTACGTCATCCAACCACGGCTCTTGATGACTACGTTCTATAATTTTTGTTCTGTACATCCACAAGGTATATTTCATTCTTTCATATGGCATTTGCACACGCTGCCAAGTAAGACATTTCCGTTGTGATATCCTGGTCTTTTTATTAGATACTGGTTTCCATAGGCGTACTTTATGTTACTAGAATGCTCTACGAAGTCAATAATACTGCATGTTCTCAATTTTTAGTCACAAAAGTTAAGTTAATTGTTACTTCTTCTTTCAGCCAGTATCTATTTATTCATCAATAGCATCAAGTCTCTGTTGTATGGCGCTAGGAGCACAAATACATTTACAATGGGGTCCTTATTGGTTAACAGGGGTTTTATTATACGCATACTGTATAACGACTACAATTGGAGCCGGTACTGTGCCATATGTAATTATTGCTGAATTGTTCTTGCC
This window harbors:
- the LOC126777216 gene encoding facilitated trehalose transporter Tret1-like, which translates into the protein MSIINQVLSTGIISYVCLTMGILFTWPSSTLLLFSSVNTTLDRVMTETEVSLLGSLSSISGIVIIPFSGCILDTLGRKKSCLLFYMAQLASWIIITICTKVEAILFAMFIFGFSSCMFLVVQIYVSEFCQESIRGSMTSGSIIFYGIGMLVSYLMGGLLEYRIMNYIGLSLTVLGFVLISTMKESPLFLMKIGREKEAVKSIAFYRNAKINSQGVRDELEQIKRILKPEVDDTPAEEKKLNIEDTSPTKMSKWQYMKKSKSTQRALSVCIMLYTSAIFQGLIVVQVFAGPLFEEALPTMSSTLSSVLLALVCVVAGFLAAYFVDLIGRRRLMIDASVATGICCLILGSQIQFNWGPHWLTAVLIYLYCVTYTLGAGTVPYVIVAEVFMPEIKSLTSMLATEWAFVCNFIVLFIFNPLVNSLGLGPVFYMFSACSILSGIICHFYLPETKGLTVDVIQERFKRSCQ
- the LOC126777214 gene encoding facilitated trehalose transporter Tret1-like isoform X1 — encoded protein: MTIFRQAYCTLIVCFLTFNIGLMFAWPSSTIKLFSSTNTTLNRPMSETELALFGSLSSIAALISTPLSGFLIDALGRKYSCILFALPQPIAWALVSTIPRVEVILASISISGLGGCMFMIAPNFISEFCQETIRGTMTSGAIIFYGIGLMVSYILGGYLSYQIMNYVCLVISVLVVVLIMILKESPTYLMKKGLDEEAAKSIAFYRSTSPNSKVVMQEMDLIRRTLNPNIDNVTPEEENLNPESQAKKKLSVVQFLKKSQSTRRALALVLMTYFTTIFQGLVVVQVYSEPVFEEALPSMSANLASILFALVNTISGFVSAYLLDYLGRRPVSIYSSIASSLCCMALGAQIHLQWGPYWLTGVLLYAYCITTTIGAGTVPYVIIAELFLPEVKGIMTMLTVQWAWICNFIILFIFNPLNAAIGLGPVFYIFGLFSLFSGVVSFLYLPETKGLTVDVIQTLIVKAKKPEKA
- the LOC126777214 gene encoding facilitated trehalose transporter Tret1-like isoform X2; this translates as MFAWPSSTIKLFSSTNTTLNRPMSETELALFGSLSSIAALISTPLSGFLIDALGRKYSCILFALPQPIAWALVSTIPRVEVILASISISGLGGCMFMIAPNFISEFCQETIRGTMTSGAIIFYGIGLMVSYILGGYLSYQIMNYVCLVISVLVVVLIMILKESPTYLMKKGLDEEAAKSIAFYRSTSPNSKVVMQEMDLIRRTLNPNIDNVTPEEENLNPESQAKKKLSVVQFLKKSQSTRRALALVLMTYFTTIFQGLVVVQVYSEPVFEEALPSMSANLASILFALVNTISGFVSAYLLDYLGRRPVSIYSSIASSLCCMALGAQIHLQWGPYWLTGVLLYAYCITTTIGAGTVPYVIIAELFLPEVKGIMTMLTVQWAWICNFIILFIFNPLNAAIGLGPVFYIFGLFSLFSGVVSFLYLPETKGLTVDVIQTLIVKAKKPEKA